The Athene noctua chromosome 10, bAthNoc1.hap1.1, whole genome shotgun sequence genome segment CGTTGCGTGTCTTCTCCACATCCGGGCACTGCCCCGTATAGCTCTCCTTGTTCTTGCTGTAGTCATGGTTGTAGCAGTCCGGGAAGAGGTAGAACCCCCAGAGCTGCTTAGGTCGGAAGCTCTTGGCCATGCGCAGGGTGCTCACCATGAACTGCCGGGCGGCCGACTCAAACTCGAACACGGCCTGCTTGTTCACCTCCTCGGGGGACCAGGTGGGCTGCCGCTGGTACACCAGCTGCTGTGACACCTCCCGGTAGACGTCCTTGGGCTTCCAGTTGCGAGCCCAGATGGGCCGCCACTCCTCCCAGTCGATGACGGCCAGCCCCTCCTTGGCGGGCGAGCGGATGTACTTGCTGATGCCCTCCTGGAGGCGGGCGAGGTGCTCGGACAGGCTGCTGTTTTGGGGGACACCACCGTTGATGGCCACGCGCTGGCTGGTGTAGTAGGGGTAGAGCCCCAGGCGCTCCTTGTAGAAGATGGTGAGGTTCTGCCCCACGAAGCCCTCATTGGGGGAGGCGTGCAGGTCAAAGAGGCTGAAGTCGAGGGACACACGGAAGCGGGGCTTGCAGTCCTGGGTGGGCACGTTCCAGGCCACCAGGAAGGGCCGGCGGGTGAGCAAGGGGGCAGCCGACGGCTTCTCGGGGGGCTGCCGGGCCAGGGCCAGCAGGGCTAGCCAGGgcacagccgccgccgccgccgcgcagcccccgcgcaTCCTGCCCGACGGGGGCCTGGCGGCAGCGCGAAGAGGGGGGGTCAGGAGCGGGGTGCGAGCAGGGGGCGGCTCTGCCCACACCCCCCACAAGGCAGACCCTGCTCCAAGCCCCCTCCCCGCAcctccctgcccggggcagagggATCCCGGGGGGGGGCGCCAGCAgagcccccgggggggctggTTCCCGGGAATCCCGGTCCCAAGCGGTTCCGCCCGCTCCCGGTCGCGGttccccccccgccgctccctcTTGCTCCCGGTCtggctcccgctccccgccgctcccccgggTGCCGGCGCGGCGCCGCCTTTGTCCGAGCGCGGCACACAAAGCGCCGGGGcgcggccccccgccgccccgctccccgcccgtcCCGCTCGGCTCTCGCTCCCCCGCCCGGCTCTCACAGCGGCTCACGCCATCCCCCGCCACGGGCTCCCGccggcgccgcctccccccgccgcccgcttTAAACCTCCCCGGCGCGCACCACCCGCGGgggcgccgcctccccgccccgacCGGGCCCGCCCCGACCGCGGCGCGCCGGGGTGGCGGCGCGGACCATCGCGGGGCCCCGGGGGCGCGgaccggccgcggcccccccgcacacacccccctccgcgcggccccggcggcggcgagCCGCGTCCctcccccccggcccgccgcgcttGGTACGGCccggcaggccccgccccccgcgcggcgGAAGGGGGCGGGGCAGGGCGCGGGGGTGCCGGCAGGGGgcgccgcggggcgcgggggggcgctaGGAGCTGCGGCCCTcggtggggggggtccccaaaacgGTGGTGACCCCAGGTCGGTGGTGACCCCAGGATCGCGGTGTTCCCAAAACGGTGGTGACCCCAAAATGGCAGTGTCCCCAGGATCATGGTCACCCCAAAATGGCAGTGTCCCCAGAACTGTGGTGACCCCCGGACGGTGTCCCCAAGGCAGTGGCGATCCTGGAACGGTGGAGACCCCAGAACTGTGGTGACCCCTGAATGGTAGCAACCCCAGAAtggtggtgtcccccagggcagTGGTGTCCCCAGCATAGCAGTGACCCCAGTACAGCAATGTCCCCCAGGGCAGCGGTGTCCCCAGCACAGTGGTGTCCCCCGGGGCACAGCAATGACCCCAGCACAGTGGTGTCCCCAGCACAGCGGTGTCCCTCAGGGCACAGCAATGACCCCAGCACAGCGGTGTCCCCAGGGCGGTGCTGGCCCGGGCAGGATGTCCTGTGCGGGGCCGGGGCAGTCGGTGCTGCTGATTCAGCCGCAGCCCCGCGGGTTTCCTGCccgggggacacagggagggccatggaggcagcagggctgggggggcttcCTTCCCGGGGTGCTGCCGTGGCTCCGGAGGGTCCCCctgtcctgcctgtcccctgcgTACTCTGGCCAGGGCTGGCCCCGGCGGGCTGGGGGCCATCGGGGTGCCCCAGCAGAGGAAGCACCGGGGCCAGAGCGCCAGGGTGTGCCGGGCCAGCGGGGGAAGGAAGTGGGGCTGAATCTGCGGAAGTGCTCCCCAGCCGCCCGCCAGCTCcccggggagcaggagggagtGTCGAGCCCGGCATTGTTCAGTGCCGGCCCCCGGTGCCCGCTGTGCCAAGCCCAGGGCCGCAGGCACCCGCAGATGGCTCCAGTTAGTGGGACCCACTCGGGTGTCAGCTTTCATGGCGAAGCTCCCACCCAGAGGGTGACGGTACTGCTGGGGACGGGCACAGCGTCCGGGCTGGCCGCTCCGAATCCAGGCAGCACcccacggcccggcctggcctgCGGGCAACACCGGGCACCAGccgggagaggggcaggggaggcAGCCACTGGCCGGGCGTTGCCTGCCAAAGCCCTCGGGAGAGATTGTGGGGAGCCAAGAAATCCCAGTGCTGGCGGGTGCTGCCCTTCCCCTGCGGGCAGTAAACAGGCTCCCTTCGCCGGCAGCAGAAATGCCTAAAATTTTCCATCCCCTGTGGCCTTGTGCGCTGAAGGTTACCAGCCCCGGCAGCAGCGGGGTGGCCGGAGGGGTCACCGCTTTCCGCTCCCGTGAGGGCTGGAAGTCCTCAATGCAATGCAGCTTCTCGCTGCCATCCCCTCGGGAGGGCTCGTCATcgcctgcctcagtttccctcctcccttcccagagGGAAGGCCCTGGATTTTGGGAGGGGGCAGCTGGACGGATCCAGCCTCCCCTTCCATCTCACCCTGCTGAGCATGAGATCATTTTAAGCCATTCCCAGCTGGACACAAGAGCAGAGAGGGGCACAGGATGGTGGAGGCAGGCAGTGTCCAGGGTGAGCCGAGCAGGCGAGCTGCCCCCCGTAGGCAGCCGGGTGGCTGCGAATCCCTCAGGGATGCTGGATAACGGGGCGTTAGTCACATCCACTCGCGCTGGACAGGTCGGGACAAGGTGCCAGAGAAGCTTGGTTCGGGGACAGAGCAGccgcagggcaggaggggagatcagcaccttcctctgccccgggccaggggctgcaggcacagccctgccccgcaggcagcaggagggggaCTGAGGTGGCCCCGGTGGACACAGAGATGCTCACGGGGCCAGTGAGCCACAGCCATCACCTTGTTTAATCTTGCCGAGCCATAACATCCTGTGCAGCCACCCAGTCCCCCTCGAGGCCATCGCGATCCGTCCCTCCTGAGGTTGGGGCCCCTATGGATCAACGGTCAAAAGTCCCAGAGCCTCGTCCCCCGCAAGCCGAAGTGTTGGCAGGACACACCACATCACTCACTCTCATGACAGCTTTCGTCAGTGGCTCATTTCCGAGCCGGCTTGCGTGAAGGAAATGATGAGAGGTGGTGGAGGCTGCAGGAAAACATTTgcagggctgccaggagcaggATGTGGGGCACAAAGTGAGATCACGCTCACCCCACAGACAGTCAGCACCCCTCAGGGATGGGCGGCATCCGGGCACAGGGTCACGTTGGGTCCGAGAAAGTCATCGGGCCCCGGTAATTAATGAGGCACCGATTTGGCAGGGCAGGAGATGAAGGACCGGACAGGCGGATTCCTCCCCCGTGGGGCGCAGGCGGACAGACGGGAAGAGGTTGGCTTGAGGCTGGGCTGCCTGCGGACGCCCAGGTCCCTTGCTGCCTCACAGGTCCCTCCCGGACCTCCCTCCCCACATGGGAGGCGAGAGGGGCCTGAGCTCCAACCCTATTGAGCCGAACAAGAGCTACATGTATTTGTATAAACACATTTTAGTTATATATTTAAAGGATGTCACAGCAGCTATGGAGAAAGTCACAGCCCAGCAAAGCCACCAACTCCTGCCAGCGCCATGTGCCAAACTGGAGCACCTGGAAATGGGCATGACTCACAGCTCCTTCACCACCTGTTCAGCCACATGTGCACAAACACCCCCCGTCCTGAAAAAAGAGGGGGCTCGAGGCGCTGGTGGCAAACAGAGCAGCATGGCAAAGCCCACCTCCCCTCGGCTCTCCAGCATCGCCCTCCTCCACCCACGGGCACATCTGCTCACCCACCCGCCCTCCCCAGTAAGACAGCTCTTGGACTTGGGGGctctacaaataattttattgaaatttaaCAAAAGTGGACAGATGCACTGGGAGGAAGGACCATAAATAATAGTGTACGTTTCCCAAACCCACGGGTCCTACCCACGCGCTAGAGGAGCAAGGAGCCTAGTGTCAGTGAGTACGGTTCGGCTACACATCCACACGGGAAAGCACAACATCGCACAgaaatcatttaaaaaacaaaaagaaaaaaaagactcggaagaaaaaccttccttttttttttgcttgctccAACACCACAGTGGACACAGATACTATTTACAGCGACCTTCACATTTTTAAGATCCCTCCAGGTGCTCCCAaggccctgctgctgcaggagggctggAGGCCAGCAGAGCGGAGGGGGCCCGGGGGTGGCTGCTCGGGGACCAGCCTGGGAAGCAGCGGGGCAGGATGCAGCTTGTTGGCAGCCTGcggagctttgctgctgctcgCTCGGTGACATGGGGGTGGGAGAAGgcgtgttttttggggggtgggggtggaagcATGTTTGACGCCCTGGGGGAAGAAGGGTGGGCAGCTTGTCAGGGAGAACAAAAGCATCCTTGCTAAGCCGGTCTCTGTTTCTGCCCACCCCGGGGTTCAGGCTCTGCCTTGTCAGCAGATTTTTGGCGGGTAGCCAGGCGAGGGGCTCCCTGTCAGGGCAGGCAAAGGCCCGggtcccctccccgctcctcctccACCTTCCCCCATACCCGCGGTGGGTTCAGTGCACCTTCCCACGCCCTCGGACAGCAGCGGGGCAAGGCGGCACAGGCGGCCCGGCCACggctttctctcctcttcctgggGACAGCAGCTCCCGCAATCCTGCGGAGCCCAAGGGATGCCCTTCCCAGGGAGATCCGGCCCGGGAGAAACTCAAAAGCAGGTGGTGAGAATAAGAAACACTTCAGTGGAGGATTGTTTTAAGACAAGACTCTTTCAAGCAAGCAGGAGAACAAAAGATGTTGCAAGCAGTGCCCAGCATCACAGTGTAGACGAGGTCCCTGCCGGAGCCCTGCGCTCCTGCTTCCCGGCCCGGTGGCAGCCAGCACAGCCGTGTCACCCGCCTCCGTGCTTCACCCTCCGTGCTCGCTCCTGCCGACAGGAACAGCGGGTGGAAGGACACGGAGGGAAGAGGTGGTGACAGGAAGACGGCAACAGCCACGCTGTTGTTATCTCCCCGAAGCCGGGAATGTGGCCCCACGCCCGGGCGGCTCTCGGCGGGCGCGGGGATGGATACATCCAACGTAGACGCCGACAGGGCTGGCAGCCAAGTGCCAGCAGCTTAAATTAAAAATCGAGGTAGCGAACATCTGAAGTGCTTAGGAAGTAAGTAAGTTCTGGaacaaaagaggaggaaaggcGAGCCGGCTGCTGTGGGAAGCAGGCTCTGACCCAGTTTAAAGCTGCGCCCACTGCCTCGCTGCCGGTCCTCCTCCACCCACCCGGCCCGGGGCAGCCGAGCAGGGAGGCAGTGGCTCCCAGTGCTGGCGAGGGGTTGTACAGGTCGGGCCTTTCCCTGGCCCTGCAGCAGCTGGCTCAGCGCCCCGAGGCCCGCACACAGGGGTGAGAGGTTTTTCAGTGCTGCCAAGATGAGCTCGACCTTCTCAAgtgggaggaaagaagag includes the following:
- the HYAL2 gene encoding hyaluronidase-2, yielding MRGGCAAAAAAVPWLALLALARQPPEKPSAAPLLTRRPFLVAWNVPTQDCKPRFRVSLDFSLFDLHASPNEGFVGQNLTIFYKERLGLYPYYTSQRVAINGGVPQNSSLSEHLARLQEGISKYIRSPAKEGLAVIDWEEWRPIWARNWKPKDVYREVSQQLVYQRQPTWSPEEVNKQAVFEFESAARQFMVSTLRMAKSFRPKQLWGFYLFPDCYNHDYSKNKESYTGQCPDVEKTRNDQLAWLWRESLALYPSIYLDVLLASTPNSRKFVRARVMEAMRISQQHHDGYSLPVFVYTRPTYIRKLDVLSQPDLISTIGESAALGAAGAIFWGDADYTKNRDSCQILKNYLEGDLGRYIVNVTTAAQLCSTVLCQGRGRCLRQDSTADVFLHLNSTSFQLRHRDGDHPQRPLFWAEGQLSSADTLFLRTHFRCRCYQGWQGSSCQVPAGPRSRAPGPLAPLGLGVLLLLASWG